From the Caloranaerobacter sp. TR13 genome, one window contains:
- a CDS encoding OPT family oligopeptide transporter, which produces MSEVKRGLSDAAYNPKAGEQYVPFIPANKVMPEFTATAIIIGIIMAIVFGAANAYLGLRVGMTISASIPAAVISMGIIRGIMKKESILENNMVQTIGSAGESLAAGAIFTLPALFIWSQELGMDAPSLFRIIVISLIGGILGVLLMVPLRKALIVNEHGKLPYPEGTACAEVLVAGEVGGSKAKTVFMGLGVGALYKFLADGIKLFPSEIEWEITGYKGAAIGADVLPALLGVGFIIGPRISAYMLGGAVLGWLAIIPLISHLGQFITTPIYPAPVPIKELGYWGIWNFYIRYVGAGAVAFGGIISLIKSLPLIVRTFKEALGGFKAGFENEGSLRTDQDMSMTLVVAGVVVLVLIMMFTPIVPVGITGAILIAIFGFFFATVSSRLVGLVGSSSNPVSGMTIATLLITSIIFKATGFDGPAGMIGALSVGAVICIVAAIAGDTSQDLKTGFLVGATPKKQQYGELIGVIASGLVIGFVLLLLNNAWGFGSAELPAPQATLMRLVIEGVMQGNLPWALVFTGVGIGIVIELMGIPVLPVAVGLYLPIHLSTPIMVGGLLRGILEKRKEAEAVIKEKVESGVLYSSGLIAGEGLLGILLAVFAVIPVGAKKLGDVIAFGNGVLGKYGALIVFILLVLTLMKYSFWKKVEE; this is translated from the coding sequence ATAATCCAAAAGCAGGCGAACAGTATGTTCCATTTATACCTGCAAACAAAGTGATGCCTGAATTTACAGCTACAGCAATTATTATAGGTATTATTATGGCTATTGTATTTGGTGCAGCAAATGCTTATTTAGGATTAAGAGTAGGTATGACTATTAGTGCATCAATACCAGCAGCAGTTATTTCAATGGGTATCATAAGAGGTATAATGAAAAAAGAATCAATACTTGAAAACAACATGGTTCAAACTATAGGTTCAGCCGGTGAATCACTTGCAGCAGGTGCTATATTTACATTACCAGCACTTTTTATCTGGTCTCAAGAATTAGGAATGGATGCTCCAAGCTTATTTAGAATAATAGTTATATCACTTATAGGTGGTATACTAGGTGTGTTATTAATGGTTCCTTTAAGAAAAGCACTTATTGTTAATGAACATGGCAAACTTCCATATCCTGAAGGAACTGCTTGTGCTGAGGTTCTTGTAGCAGGGGAAGTTGGAGGATCTAAAGCAAAAACTGTATTTATGGGATTAGGAGTTGGTGCTCTTTACAAGTTTTTAGCTGACGGAATTAAGTTGTTCCCAAGTGAAATTGAATGGGAAATAACAGGATATAAAGGCGCAGCAATAGGTGCAGACGTACTACCTGCATTGTTGGGTGTTGGTTTCATTATAGGACCTAGAATTTCAGCTTATATGCTAGGTGGTGCTGTTCTAGGTTGGTTAGCTATAATACCTTTGATTTCACATCTTGGTCAATTTATAACAACTCCTATATATCCAGCACCTGTACCAATTAAAGAATTAGGATATTGGGGAATCTGGAACTTCTATATCCGCTACGTAGGTGCAGGAGCCGTTGCATTTGGTGGTATTATTAGCTTGATTAAATCTTTACCACTTATAGTTCGTACATTTAAAGAAGCTCTTGGTGGATTCAAAGCAGGTTTTGAAAATGAAGGTAGCTTAAGAACTGATCAAGATATGTCTATGACATTAGTTGTTGCAGGAGTAGTTGTATTAGTACTTATTATGATGTTCACACCAATTGTACCAGTAGGTATTACAGGGGCTATACTAATAGCAATATTTGGTTTCTTCTTCGCTACAGTTTCATCAAGGTTAGTAGGTTTGGTTGGTAGTTCATCAAACCCAGTATCAGGTATGACAATTGCTACATTATTAATTACATCTATCATATTTAAAGCTACAGGTTTTGATGGGCCTGCAGGAATGATAGGTGCACTTTCTGTTGGTGCTGTAATTTGTATAGTTGCAGCAATAGCAGGTGACACATCTCAGGACTTAAAAACTGGTTTCTTAGTAGGTGCAACTCCTAAGAAGCAACAGTATGGTGAGCTTATTGGTGTTATCGCTTCAGGTTTAGTAATAGGTTTTGTATTGTTATTATTAAATAATGCTTGGGGATTCGGTTCAGCTGAATTACCAGCTCCACAAGCTACATTGATGAGATTAGTTATTGAAGGTGTTATGCAAGGTAACTTACCTTGGGCACTTGTATTTACAGGTGTAGGTATTGGTATAGTTATAGAATTAATGGGTATTCCAGTATTACCAGTTGCAGTTGGTTTATACTTACCTATTCACTTAAGTACACCAATTATGGTTGGTGGTTTATTAAGAGGAATATTAGAAAAGAGAAAAGAAGCAGAAGCAGTTATTAAAGAAAAGGTTGAGAGCGGTGTACTATATTCATCAGGATTAATTGCAGGAGAAGGTTTATTAGGTATTTTATTAGCTGTATTTGCTGTAATACCAGTAGGTGCTAAAAAACTTGGAGATGTAATTGCATTTGGTAATGGTGTATTAGGCAAATATGGCGCATTGATTGTATTTATATTATTAGTATTAACACTGATGAAATACTCGTTCT